The Methanooceanicella nereidis genomic interval TAATATCGATATGGTCTGATTCTATCACTTAAAAAGTGAGCATCATATTTCATCTTGCCTTCGTAATAACATTTGAAGGTATCCATATGCAGGTCTCTTCTACCGAAGAAAAAGTCAAATCCACTGGTATCGCTCACATCGGCATCCTGGTACAAGACCTGGAAAGGTCCATTAAATTCTACACAGGATTACTCGATATGGAAGTCGTCAGGCGCGATGATGATAAAGTCTTTCTACATACAAAGGGAACGCAGGACAGTCTAACACTTTTCAAAACCGACATTCCCATAATACCTGGTGGGCTGACTCATTTCGGAGTCTTTGTGGATGAAGACAACTTCCAAAAAGCAATGCATTACATCCGCAAGAATAACATAAAGATACTGCCCAACCCACACAGAAGGAAGCCGGGGATGTATGTGTACATAGAGGATCCGGACGGGTACAAAGTAGAGATATCAACATAGTACCCCAATAAAACATTTTAATTATTTTAGACAACAAAGCCAATATTCTTTAAAGAGATTAACCCCATACTTTTTGACCAGTTACATATCTTTTAAATTGACAATAGTAAACTAATTATACATTGCACATTTTAAAAACGGGTGTAAAAGAGGCATCATATGGACGAGATCGATGTTAAAATGTTAAAAGAGCTCTGGTCAAACTCCCGTATCCCGTATCGCGACCTGGCCGACAAAATGGAGCTCTCCGTCAACTCGATCCATAAAAGAGTCCAGTCAATGATAGATATGGGCGTCATAAAAAGGTTCATCGCTTACCCCTCTTCAAAAGCCTTACCATCGGTCATGATAGGAATAGCCGGCTGGTCCGATGCGCCTGACATCGAAGAAGCCGCCCGCGTCATTGGCAACGACCCTTGTACGCAAAGGCTCGGGCTATGCAGCGGCAATTTTATGCTGATCGTAGGGTTATTACAGGACATATCCGAAATGAGCCGCTACATCACCTTCGTGACAAACGAAGGAAAGCTCACCGGCATGAACGTGGCAATAACTGGCCTGAACGAGATACAAAAGACAGTGGACAATGCTTTAACAAATCTCGACTACAGGATACTTGCTGCGCTACAATACGATTCAAGAAAACAGATCGTAGACATCGCTGAAGAACTGGGCGTATCCGCTAAGACGATTAGAAGGCGCCTGGACAGGATGGAAGAGAACGGGCTGATACATTACAGCGTTTATGTGGATGTCGAATCATCCGGCTATATACACGCGACTTTCGAGGTAAAGACAAAAACTGGCGCTGACGTCACCGGTCTGTTCAATAAGCTTAGAAAAGAGTACGAGCATTACTTTATTGTTATCTGGCCGTTTTATACTACGCCGGACCTTTTCAATATCAGTATAATTTCTAGATCGTTGTCTGAACAAAACGCTTTTCTTAACAGGCTAAAAAATGAGGGAGTATTTGAAAAAGTCACCTCCCACATGATATACAAATACACATTTTATGATACATGGCGCGAAGAGTTGATTAAGAAAAGAGCTTCTGAGTAGAGTGTTCCGTAAATTTATAGGATGCCATCTCTTTCACCACAAAGTACACAAGGGCAACTAAGGTGCACTAGCTTAACCACAAAGGACACAAAGGCAACCAAGTAACACAATAAATTTTTTTAAAAGAATATCATAGGAATGATCATTATTTGTAAATAAATTCATAAAACTCCCTTAAAGCACATGTTTGGATTAAAATATAGTTAAATTAGGGGAAAAACCTCCCCCATCATCTAAAAAAATTTTTTGTGTGCCTTTGTTGCCCTTGTGTACTTTGTGGTTAAGCTAGTGCACCTTAGTTGCCCTCGTGTACTTTGTGGTTAAGCTAGTGAACCTTAGTTACCCTCGTGTACTTTGTGGTTAAGCTAGTGAACCTTAGTTACCCTCGTGTACTTTGTGGTTAAGCTAGTGAACCTTAGTTGCCCTCGTGTACTTTGTGGTTAAGCTAGTGAACCTTAGTTGCCCTTGTGAGGTATTTGATCATAAACAGAAATGAGCATGCATCAACAATTTTTTAAAATATGATCATTATGCGATGTCCTATTTTTCAGCCTATCTTATTAAAAACCGGACATTTTGATGTCCCATTTTGGTCCTGATTTATTACCGCCCTAAAACATGGAAATATATCCCTTCCGTGGCCTAGTACATCTCGAGGCAAGTTGAGTGCTTCACTAAAAAGCCTACCTAAAAAGCCAACAACAGGTCCCGGCAAAAGATCAGGATGTAAGAAAAATGAGACAGAACGAAAACTTGGACATTGAAATAGAATACACAGGCCATATCTGCGAGGATAACGCCGAGTCTTACCGGATTATACATAACAGTCCGCACTACCGCATAGGTTACGGAACGACCACTGTAGGTGAAAACCTGTTCTCGTTTTTCGTCGAGGTCACGCTGACACTGTTCAATGAGAGACCGAGAGTGAACATCCAGACTCTTGAAAAGGACCTGATGATAATAAAAGAGCTTCACAGGCGCGGCTATACGCTCAACTGCCATGACGATGCCTGCATATCCGCGGAACTCATCGTATCCCCTCAAAAAATAAAGTCGGAATACGAGGATGTCAAGACACTGATCGAGGATATACTGGCAAAAAACTACTGAATCAAGATCACAAGGATTGATTAAAAATGGTATTAGGAGAAGACATTTGGAGCCATTTCGGAATGTGGTGGGCTGTATTAATATGGATAGCAATATACGCCGTATTCCTGTTATTCGTACCGTTCTACAAAAAGAGCCAGGTAAAGCCCGCGGGAGTCTACCTGGCGTTCGTAGTGGCATTTGCAATTGAAATGTTCGGCATACCTTTCAGCATGTTCGCGATAGGATGGCTGTTCGGCTATACGCTGCCTGAAGGAATACTATGGGGGCACACCCTTGGAGACTACATAGGCTTCTGGGGCATGTACATAGGAATTGCAATATCGTTAACAGGAGCTTTACTCGTGCTCATGGGCTGGAACCAGATACACAAGAATTACTGGAGCAAGGAGACCGGGCAGGGCAAGCTCGTCACTTCCGGCATCTACAAGTACATACGCCACCCTCAGTACACCGGGTTCTTCCTCATCACGTTCGGAATGATGGCCGAGTGGGCGACGCTGCCGTTAATAATTCTGTACGTGCTGCTCCTAGCCCTGTATTATGGCCTGGCGAAGAGGGAAGAGAAAGACATGGAAAAAGAGTTCGGCAGCGATTATAATGAATATAAAAAGAGTACGAAGATGTTTATACCATTTATAATATAA includes:
- a CDS encoding VOC family protein; the encoded protein is MSIIFHLAFVITFEGIHMQVSSTEEKVKSTGIAHIGILVQDLERSIKFYTGLLDMEVVRRDDDKVFLHTKGTQDSLTLFKTDIPIIPGGLTHFGVFVDEDNFQKAMHYIRKNNIKILPNPHRRKPGMYVYIEDPDGYKVEIST
- a CDS encoding winged helix-turn-helix transcriptional regulator, which produces MDEIDVKMLKELWSNSRIPYRDLADKMELSVNSIHKRVQSMIDMGVIKRFIAYPSSKALPSVMIGIAGWSDAPDIEEAARVIGNDPCTQRLGLCSGNFMLIVGLLQDISEMSRYITFVTNEGKLTGMNVAITGLNEIQKTVDNALTNLDYRILAALQYDSRKQIVDIAEELGVSAKTIRRRLDRMEENGLIHYSVYVDVESSGYIHATFEVKTKTGADVTGLFNKLRKEYEHYFIVIWPFYTTPDLFNISIISRSLSEQNAFLNRLKNEGVFEKVTSHMIYKYTFYDTWREELIKKRASE
- a CDS encoding methyltransferase family protein yields the protein MVLGEDIWSHFGMWWAVLIWIAIYAVFLLFVPFYKKSQVKPAGVYLAFVVAFAIEMFGIPFSMFAIGWLFGYTLPEGILWGHTLGDYIGFWGMYIGIAISLTGALLVLMGWNQIHKNYWSKETGQGKLVTSGIYKYIRHPQYTGFFLITFGMMAEWATLPLIILYVLLLALYYGLAKREEKDMEKEFGSDYNEYKKSTKMFIPFII